Sequence from the Saccopteryx bilineata isolate mSacBil1 chromosome 6, mSacBil1_pri_phased_curated, whole genome shotgun sequence genome:
GCCGGGTTGTCATGACCGTGGATGGCATCAATCAGTTCACCAGCATTTTCTGCTTGACAGTCATGAGCATTGACCGATACCTGGCTGTGGTTCACCCCATCAAGTCGGCCAAGTGGAGGAGACCCCGGACAGCCAAGATGATCAATGTGGCTGTGTGGGGAGTCTCCCTGCTGGTCATCTTGCCTATCATGATATATGCGGGGCTTCGGAGCAACcagtgggggagaagcagctgCACCATTAACTGGCCAGGTGAATCTGGGGCATGGTACACTGGGTTCATTATCTATGCCTTCATCTTGGGGTTCCTGGTGCCCCTCACCATCATCTGTCTTTGCTACCTGTTCATTATCATCAAGGTGAAGTCCTCTGGAATCCGAGTGGGTTCCTCCAAGAGGAAGAAGTCTGAGAAGAAGGTCACCCGGATGGTGTCCATCGTGGTGGCTGTCTTCATTTTCTGCTGGCTCCCTTTCTACATCTTCAACGTCTCCTCAGTCTCCGTGGCCATCAGTCCCACCCCAGCTCTCAAAGGCATATTTGACTTTGTTGTGGTCCTCACCTACGCTAACAGCTGTGCCAACCCCATCCTGTATGCCTTCCTGTCTGACAACTTCAAGAAGAGCTTCCAGAACGTCCTCTGCTTGGTCAAGGTGAGCGGCACCACAGACGATGGGGAACGGAGTGACAGCAAGCAGGACAAATCCCGACTGAATGAGACCACGGAGACCCAGAGGACCCTCCTCAATGGAGACCTCCAAACCAGTATCTGAACTGCctgagaaataaacaaatataatgcCCAGCTCTGCCAACCAGCAGtgtgctccctgcccccacccacttCCTTCCTCCCGCCCATCACTCCTGGCTTCTAGAATAGGGAATTGTTTAGCATGAGTACAATTCAGAGAACAGTGTTTGAAgttggcttgtctgagtgaatgATCTGTATTAAATTGATTAACTCCCCCTTAAAGTGAACATTCAAAGTCTGGAGAAGAGGCAGCCATGCCTTTGAAAGGTTGAAGCTCAACAAAGACAGAAAActgtatctgtgtgtttgtgtgtttaaaaCCTAGTATGCAATCTTGTGTTCTTACATTTATACTTGTATATTCCTAGCTAGTACCTGTACAGTCATGCTCTCCACTTTCTGTGTTCAGACCCACAAGTAGCAAGTTCAAGTGTGTACAGTGCCGGCGGACACTTATTACAAGGTGGTACCCGTAGAGACGGACTACCCGTGGAGCCAACAAAGTTTCATCTTCAGGGATCTCAGTTGCTTGgatgtaaaagaaaattataaaaggaagATATTTATGTATTCTGTTTCTTAAAGAGGGCTCCTTAAAATGTATACGCCTCCAGCCTCCCCAAACCTGAATTTGCTTCTTTCATTTAAGACACATTAGATCCAAGGAAGAAGCAGGGAAAAGGTATTTGAAGACCCAGAATGTAAATTTATTGGTTTCTTCCCCTTAGATATAATCAAAGAGTTATTCATTCACCCAAAAGGACTTAAAAGGTTATGGTCATCAATCAGTGCATTTATCAAGAGAAGGCctgctttgttaaaaaaaaaaaaatggtcaaattgctttaatttttcttaagggaGCCAAGGAAAAGGAAGGGGTAGGGATCACTAACACGAAAAGCAAAAAATAGACTATGATTCTTATGGAGAAAGGATTTTATTCTCCccacactaaaaataaatgaataagaatgaAGCAAAATTACGTCTTTATGAGAAAACACGAAACTGTGGGTTGTTGTTAGTGTTGTTTTTTATGCCAGATGGGCTTCCtagtgaaagaaaatgaaaatgcgaTTCGACATCTCCTTCAAGGGTGTTTCTTTTAAGGACTCCAGACAAAGCTGGGCACTAAGGAAATCACAGTGCACACCAACTACCTGAGAACATTGTTTCCAGGACAGAAGCACATGTGCCAGCCAGTAACTATGTAGCATTACAGGGTGCCTGGCTGGGGGGTGCCTGGCTGGGGGGCGCCCCGTCGTCACACACAGGGCCACGCCACCATCCTCACCCACCTCGCATGCACTTTCAGCGTCTGCCCTTCAATGTCACAGGCTCAGCCGTTCCTCAGCCACTGTCATAGACAGGCACTTGCACCATCAGTGGCTTTATATTCCCCCTGAAATTGCAGATGAGTATGATTGATAAGAAATGAAACTGATGCCCCTTTCGTGGACTGATCACAATTTCCAGGGTAGGGAGAATTAACACACATGCAGGTGTTCGTCAGGATGTCGTCCTCTCTTGTTTTACACAACAGCTTCCCTCTCTGTGTCGCACACGCAGATTGTACGCTGTTTAAAAATGAGCTTTCCTCTTCCAGCaagggctggctgactgtgagagTGACGCGGAGCTCTACCTGTGCTTGTCGTTAGTGTGCTGCTTCCATTCCTGCCGCCTCTATGATCGATGCCACCTTGTTCCCCAAAGTACTGACTGTGGCCTAGAAAAATATGTTTGCTCAGATTTATGAGAGAAAAAcccatgtaaaaataaaaagaggtaagTATAAGATGAGGTGACAGGGCAAGTTGTTACACAGAAATCCACGCAGTGAGATCCCACACTGTTACTAGAAGGAAAGGTCACTGCCAAGTTCAGCTCAGGGTATGCTGCAGCCACACCTAATGGAGAAtgactcttcttcctcctcctccttatcctccgccttctcatttttcttcttctttataaaaacaagcCAAGGAAGGAAATGCAGTGTCCTTTCATCATCTAGTATCCTTTTCCTTGTGTCATCTTAAATTGTCCCAAGCTATGGCATGAACCCCACCAAAGCTTCAACTCCATATCCAATACTACTGAACTCTCTGTGTTACTGACACACAAGCTAACATCATTCAACACAGGCCACAATGCCGTATTACTCTCTCTCCCGACACCTTTCTTACTCAATCCACTTAGGTTTAGTCAGCTCTTCAGTAGCCGTACTAATGGAAGATAGGTAGTGGTAGGCATAATCCAGTGATCCGGCACCCCTAAAATCAATGGGGTACATTATGTTTTATTCTCTCCCACCACTTGGCAGATTTATCTTCATAATTAAATACTGAGTGGAGGCCATGATTAAATTTCAGAATTAAAACTGCAtccacatttaatttaaaatgtttattccctcttttggataagaaaacaaccaGAGAGAGCAAGTCATCCTTGAAAGAGATATAACTCCAAAAGCAGAGCATACCTCTTTAAGTGGGAGAAACCGGAAGGTTGGAATTAGAGCCTCAATCAGACAGGCCCCGCCTGTCTGCCCCAGAAGTCATCCTGCTGATGGGCACTCAATGTACGCTGGGGACCCATTTCATTTATAGACTTTGGATGGCTGCTTTAGCCCCTCACTTCCCTGGAGGTTGTTTCTCTAACCACAGGGCTATGAGTGTTATAGAATTAAtttgcccctggccagttggctcagtggtagagcatcgacctggcatgtggaagtcctgggttcaattcccagtcagggcacacaggttccccccccttccctttttctctctcttcctctcccacagccctggttcgattgatttgagcacatcatcccaggtgctgaggatggtggttgctgggtggatcctggttggggcacatgtaggagtctgtctgtctatctcccctactctcacttaaaaaaaaagaaaaaaaaaaagagactcacctgaccaggcagtggtgcagtggatagagcatcagacagggatgcggaggacccaggtccaaaactccgaggtcgccagcttgagcacgtgctcatctggtttgagcaaggctctccagcttgagctcaaggtcgctggcttgagcaagggctcactcagtctgctgtagccccctggtcaaggcacatatgagaaaacactca
This genomic interval carries:
- the SSTR2 gene encoding somatostatin receptor type 2 yields the protein MDMAHDLLNCSQPLLSSPFDFNGSVVAANSSNQTEPYYDLTSNAVLTFIYFVVCIIGLCGNTLVIYVILRYAKMKTITNIYILNLAIADELFMLGLPFLAMQVALVHWPFGKAICRVVMTVDGINQFTSIFCLTVMSIDRYLAVVHPIKSAKWRRPRTAKMINVAVWGVSLLVILPIMIYAGLRSNQWGRSSCTINWPGESGAWYTGFIIYAFILGFLVPLTIICLCYLFIIIKVKSSGIRVGSSKRKKSEKKVTRMVSIVVAVFIFCWLPFYIFNVSSVSVAISPTPALKGIFDFVVVLTYANSCANPILYAFLSDNFKKSFQNVLCLVKVSGTTDDGERSDSKQDKSRLNETTETQRTLLNGDLQTSI